A window of Rosa rugosa chromosome 7, drRosRugo1.1, whole genome shotgun sequence genomic DNA:
TTCTGGTTTCGCGATCCTGAATTGTTGTGTTTCGGATCAGAAATTTGAATTCTTTACCTGCTTAATTAGAGTCATTAAGATTAATCATTCATCCAATTCTTGTTTAATTGAAATTTAGGATAATTGATTTCCGTGTTAATATGTGTTAAGATAATTGAGACGCCGTTatctctattttttatttttattttgttcttgGTGGCATCAGTTATTTAATAATTTCTTATCTTTGAACTAATTTTTTGCACTGACATTGTTTGTGTAATTAGTCATTGCAATCCAGTATTTCAGGAGGAGCCAGTTGGTTGGTTAATAAGGTCAAAGGTTAGTTTTCGCTCTAGTTTCTTTGCTTGCTTCGTATTGGACCAAAATTCATATATGCTAACTTGTGTTTTATGGAAAGTTTGTTCTTTTAGTTGCTTTGCTTCATGATAATCCTGCTATTCCTGTTATACTTGCGTTGGCATTAACTTTTGGAAGTTAGGATATTGCAATAGGCGGTAGGTTTGGGAACGTTGACATTAGTAGTGTTGTTCAGTGGGGTTTAATGGGTCTGAGTGGCGAAAATTAGATTGTGTGAATTTTGTGTTCGAGGCTAAAGTAGTAAAGTAAGGGGTTTACAGAGCTGTGTATGACAATGTGGTTGAAGTTTTGCATAATATGCTTTAGATTGCTTCATGCAGCATGAGTTTATGACCCGTTTGTTTCAGCTTTAACTAGGTTGATTTTTTGGAAAATGTCCTATGAAGGAAAGGACTTTAATAATGGGGTTTTTGGAAATAACAATAATGTAAATTGAAGAATTGCAGGGAGTAATATAAGTTGTAAACTTGTGATTGTGCTACCAGGGAGAGGGGAGGAGTACTTTTATGGTCTTGATTATGTCatcttccaaaaaaaaagaaaaaaatctatTCATATAAGTGTTAAAAGTGTTAATACTCTTTCAGACAGGAGTGCTTTATGATAATCCTGTTATATTCTGTTGTTACTGTTATTCCCATAAAGAATTGATTAGCCTTGTTTAGGTCTTGTTAGTTTTAAAATTGCCACAAATTATAACCAATAAGAAGTGTTATCTTAACAGGAAGCATGCAAAAGCCATTGCCTGAGCTTCTTAAGGAGTATGACCTCGCAGTAGGAATCTTTCCTCGGGATGCTACAAACTATGAATTCAATCAGGAGACGGGAAAACTTACCGTCTACATACCCTCAGTCTGTGAAGTGGGCTATAGGGATTCGTCTGTTTTGCGGTTTTTCACGACTGTGACTGGATACTTGAAGAAAGGAAAGCTAGAAGACATTCAGGGGATCAAGACAAAGGTGACCTTACTTTGGGTAAAAGTGACCTCTATCTCGTCTGGGGGATCGAAGCTTAATTTCCAGGCTGGGATGAACAGAAGCAGGAGTAGAGAGGCTTATGAGGTTTCTAGAGACGGAATAACCGTAGACAAGTTTTAAAAGGTCTAAATGCTCATCAGGTGCTGTTGTGTAATTGTAGTGTTTAGAGCTGCAGCTTGCTTGTCCTCCATGAAAACTTGTTGAATGAATGATTATGTGTTTCTTCTGGATGTTGAATAATCTTATGTTTGTATGGATGGTAGAAAATTATCATAAACGGTTAAGGCCTGTATGGACTAAAATGATTTGTATTTTGTGCAGGTTGCAGTATAGAATGTTTTCTGTTTCCAGACCGAGTACATGATTGCACTGATTATATGTACTTGTTTTGCACCAAGTATATTACAGCCGCAAATAACCAAAGGCTGGTTCTTTTTTGGACAAATCGAATAGAACTTGGAATCAGGGAAATGATCAGTGCCCCATTGATCGATAAATCATATACAGTTATACACTATTATATTCAGCATATCCATCAATATGCAGTATATATACACACGACTATTTTTCCCAGTCGAACAAAACCGGCATACATCTACATGAAAAAGAGCTGGTATTGACTAAATCATGAGCATGCATAATGTCGAACCTAGATTAGGTTTCTGCACATGCAACTGTCATGTTACTTATCCTCGTCATTGAGTTGTTGAAAGAACGTTTTTGATGCTTCATAAGTAGACCAGCAAATTGCAGCTGCAGGGGCATGGAAGAGCATCCTGGGAATCCAACCTCTCATAAGCCCCCGATATCCGTCTTTATTCACTACGCTTCGGATAACATCTCCGATCGAGCTACTTGAAAATCTATCACATCCACAAACCCCCTGTATACAAAAGTAGTTAATATTCAAGAaacaagatggttccaatcaaCCTTACTACTTTACGCTAAGAACAACCCCACTTAAAACCAAGCAAACTCTCAAACCAAAGAGAAACCTTAGtaaccttttcaaaaaaaaaaaaaaaagaagaagggagaAACCTTAGGAAACACTAATAGGAGTAAGTGAGTAACTTGTTTACTAAGGAAACTTGTTTTCAGTAAATAAGCCCCCGATATCCATCTTTATTCACTAGTAGCTACTTGAAAATCTATCACATCCACAAACTCCCGGTAAACAAAGTTGGTTAATATTCAGGAAACAAGATAGGTTGATAGGAACCTACTACTTCAGGCCAACCAAAGCAACCCAAAGAGAAACCTTAGGAAACACTAATAGAAGTAACCTTGTTTGCTAAGTAAACTTGTTTTAACGCTTAAAATTACAAATGATGAATCGTTGATGCTCGGATTTCTCAATAGCCCGTTCTTAGTAAAATGAAAATTCTTACCTGACACTGCAATTGGGTTTTGACAACATCAAGCGGAGTAGTGATAGCCGCAGCCGAAGCCCCTGCTACCGCTCCGGCCGTCGCGTGAACCACCAACCTCTCATCACTCGCACTCCCCGGCGACACTTCACTCAACCCCCTCTTCGCCGCCTCGTACGTGGCGAAATGAACCGCCGTGAACGGCGCATTCATCACCACCGTGGTCTTATACGACTTGTAGAACGCCCCCACCCCTTCCTCCACCAAAACCCTCCTGACACAGTCCCCAACGCCCTTGTAAGGACTACTCTCCAACTGCAGCCTCTGCTTTACCATATCCATCGGCGTAATCACCGCGTCGCTCATAACCGTCGCGCATACGCCGGACGCAGCGTGCGCCGCCGAGTTGTTCGGGTTGCCACGTGTGAAGTACTCCTTGCAGAACTCGTAGACGGAGAAGTAGACGGCGTGTGCCGGGCCGGCGCCGAGGCCCATTGCGCCGATTCCACGGTAGAGACCGGCCGGGCCTTCGACCTTCAGAATGGAGCCCAGGGCTTGCCGGACTCCGACAGGGTTAACGGAGAGGGACCCACCGAAGATCTGCATCCTGGTTTTGAGAGTGTCAACAGGGAACATGGCCATGTGCTCAACGGAGCCGGCTATGGAGCCGGCGATCATGTACTGCCAGAACTCAAGGCCGTCGTGGGTGGAGGCAGAGATAACGGGTTCGGGTTGGAAATCGAGTttttgagagtgagagaggcTCCGGAAAGTAGGGGAGGCATCGGTGGACATTGTGGTGGTGGAGAGTGAAGAAGTGAGGTTGGAGGGGTTTTAAAGGAGAGTGAATAATTGGGGGTCTGGAAATCGTTTTCGGGTTGAATAGGATTGCATTGTCTCCATGCAGAGAAGGGTTTTGATTTGTTGTGGGAAGATTTAAGAGTGTGGTGTGGGATATGCGAGAGAGAGATACTGAATTGGACATGAATGATGATCATgatcagaaagaagaaagacatAGTTGAGAGTTGAAAGCAGAATGTGAAAGATCTTTGATTTGAAACTGAGAGATTCGTAGTGCCTGAAAGAGTAACTGGTTTTCCTTACCATTTCAATAGATATTATACAGTGATAAGGCAGGTTAAGCCCAATTTTATAGTTACTTTTAGAGCATTTTTAGTAGACTCTCTGTTTTGATTCTTTagctgtgtttttttttttggtcaaatagtTCATTCATTAACAAAACAACTACAAATGTAGAAGTAGATGTACATAAGGAAGCAAAGGTCCTAGACCCAGAAGCCCAATAGACAAAAGCTTAATTAACTTACATCCAACAGAAAATAACACACCGAGGCCCAATAacccaacaacaacaaaaaaaactcTAGATCTAGAATCACAAAGCACTGCCTCCAGGAGACCAGCCGCCATGGCTGCTGACCTCCAAGTTGCAGAGGGAGTAACATCAGCCAACGCTTCACTTCCGGATGCCAAGGGTTTGTCCACCATCATTCTCCATACCCGAACAGTCTGCAAAAGAAGGATAAAGGTACCAAAAGACATAAGATCGGCCGTCGTGGTGGTGGAGACCACCGAGCAACACAACGCCACTGGTCCGACAACATCCACAAGCATCGGTGGAGTATCGGTTCGATAACTATTCTCAGGTGTAGAGTTAGGTATATAAACCCAGGTCGAGCACAAGTGTGATGGCAGAATtgtggaaaaagaagaagatgggatAGAGAACGAAAGAGGGAGTTGTGTGAGGATGAGAGAAGTGAAAGTAGATCTGGACATTTGGAGATGAATTGGGTTAGAGCAAAGAAAAAGATAATAAAATTGAGACATAAAGCCTCAGATTTGAGATAAAACTCAGGGGGATTCACCACAGAGGGTGGAGGAATGGAGGAGGCGCTGTCGACTCTCAAAactgcagagagagagaaaagcggTTTTTTCGTGACAACAtgtatagtttttttttatcaattttagtAGCTACATGAAACTCCTAATTGGctctttattttaatttttagctATCCCGTTCATAAATATTGAGAGCGAGATGAGcctctctattatttttgttaatttaaaatatttattttaagtCGTTCAATAAATATTATAAATTTAAGTCTAGCGAAAATGACTTTTAACTACTTtgactaaaaaataaatattataaaaaataactaCTTTTGCATAGAGAGAACTGATGCAGCCTTATTTCTGAAGTGGCTAGCGAAAATGACTTTTTAactattttggctaaaatttgactaaaaaataacTAGCATTGCTAAACTAAAGATGTTCTTAGCATGTCCAACAGTAAGTGttactttttagttaaatttagctaaaatTGTGAGTAAAATGTGGACAAATACTATGTTTGTAAGTGAAATGTTGCTCAACAGTAGTAGGCTCAACAATACTATGTTTTATAGAAATGTAAATTGAAATgtggaaaaaaaagagagagaaatataattTTTACTTTTAGTTATGCATGATTCACTAGCTAAATATAGTAAGCTAATTTATTGGAGTTGAATTTTACttcaaaaataattatatataattaaaaatcGAGTTTAGCTGCTCTATTGAACATACCTAAAACTCATGGTACTTTCACATGAATTTGGACCCACTTGAATAAGATAGAGAGCACCAATCCAAACTATAGAAACCTTGATTAAAGTAAAATACCACTAGATGAAACACGTCGATACATCTCTTGATATATGTTTTTTTCTCACGAACCAATATATGCTCTGTCCTCAATAAATACTCTTCATTGTCAATATATTCTTAAATCACAATGACGATATCTCTCAAAATGAGAAACTAGAATTATCTAGGTATGTGAAAACAACAGTTGTGTGATTTCTTCTCACTTGTACTTGAAGACAAATGGGGAGGGTAAAGGGCTTGTGCTATCCACAAGCTTCGATCTTCGTTTCTGTCCACAAGCATATAAGTCTTTATCTCAATCTGATACAATCActctcaatatatatatttggcgTTTCAGTTCATCCCAAAGCAGATTATCTCAAAGGGAATGATCACAAGATGAGGTTCCTACCATACCTGCAATGGAATTGCTACCATGTCATCTCTCGTCCGTTTTATTTTAGAATTTCTATCATGTTTCGAAGCGTgtaatgaaataaaataaatattaatttctttttcattaAATCTAATAGTTAAAAATTTGAAACATCGCATATTatagaaaataataaatattTGTCAACAAAATAGTTTTGAATGTATACGCAATGGTGTCGACATTTTGCACAAGACTAAAGGCCAAGGTTTTGAGTCTTTTGACACAAGCCAGAAGTTGACGCTCGGACATTCAGCACAACTAGCTGCACCTGTCACTGAAGATAGTAAAGGTTCCCCTAATTGCGTCTCACTCTCATTCCATAAGACAAACTCATATCGAAGTCTTTCTTTTGTTAAATAGCTGAAATCAAATCCAAGCACTGCTATATGGTTATATATTTTTCAGATTCCTTGCGTAATCGATTGGTATATGAGCTAGCTAGCTTGTCTTCTGGTAATTAAGGCACTGTCCAAAGCATTTGGACTCTTTGCATGCACCAAAGTTCATAGCTAGTGAGTAGTTACCAGAAGTATAATAGAAGTCCTACATAGATCAATAAATCATGCTACACCACACCATTCACCAAAATTCATAGCTACTAAGTAGCTAGTCAGTAGTGCATGCAGTTAGTTCTGAATTATGTTTATGTCCAAAATAATGTCCTTTATActtttatgtatttttttttttggtcaatataCTTTTATGTATTTAAATAATCACTAAAATAAAATCTAATATAAAACTGAGAACAAAAAATCTATAGTGTGATGAACAGAGGAGCCGGCCGGTTACCAACAATTTTCCATTAATTAGAACAGACTCGGGTCCCAACAGACTCCCATATCATTGCTAGAGATGACAAAGTTTTCATTCATTTCTATTGAAGTTTTCATGCACAACCATgttaatcaaagttttccaaTAAGTTCACATGTTTTCTCATCTCTTGGTGAATGATTGCTCTTTGGGTCCTtcgttttgttttccttttccatGTTCCCCATTTACTCAGAGACACATTACTAAAATTCTTCAAAAGGCAATTCTGACCTGCCTGGGCCTACGCAGAGTCCAATTATAACGAAaagtcatcttttttttttttttttgataaataacGAAAATGCATCTAGACACAGATTGTCATTTGGCCCATTGACAAATCAAGCAAAATGTTAGAAATTCCTTTCATTTCCTTCTCCACCTAAATTCATGTATTGTAAAATATCACAAAATTATTTCGTGTACATAAAGttatagaaaaaataaaaagtgattcgatttagggtttataCTGTTCAGAGTTTAGCATTTGAAAAACTAAACTTACAATAATATTTGCGTTTAATGATAACCCACGTTAGTAATTTATCGAACACATCTATAATTTTCTTCGACAATATCTCAGTTTAGATGGGATAATCACATCTACCCATTCATGATTTCATATCcagaagaaaccagaaagagGCGTATACTATTCTTTTACCCAGAAAAGCATCATCCCTAATCTTTGAAGCCAAATTATAAAGCGCCACTCGCCCTCGAACAGTAACTCCTTTTACCAAAATACCCTTTTTCTTCCAGTTGGCGTCTCTAAATCGCGCGTACTTCTGTTTTCTGTACTCGCGCGAGTGACAGATTGTGCAGAATAAAGACAAACAAAAGTTTGGTAATGTGAAACGGATTTCCCGTCCAGATTCCACGGCTGTGGATAGACTCCACGAGGTTGCCACACGCCAATCCACGTGTCGAAATCCTAATTCTCTCATCCTACGGCTCAGAATAGAGCCCGATCCCGTCCAGATTCCACGGCTCTGGATAGACTACACGAGGTCGCCACACGCCTCTCCACGTGTCGACATCCTAATTCTCTCATCCAACGGCTCAGAATAGAGCCTCAGCCACCTGGAACACTTTCTATCTCTTTATATATGCCTCGACACACTCCCAGCCTCTCACACCATTTCTCATTCTCCAATTCCTTCCTCTGCTCTTTGATTAATCCAGGTTTCAGTTTAGAAATCTCTCTTGTTGTTTGATCTGAATATGGCAATGTCTGTGAGGAGTGTTTCGAGTCTTTTGGTCTCGAGCAAGCAAGGGGATGGTGGTGCTGATtttagcagcagcagcagcagcctcTTGTTGAAGGGCTCAAAACTTggatcttcttcctcttctggtCTGAGTTTTAATCAGCagagaaaacccagaaaccttGTGGTTTCTGCGTTGAACGAGTCGGTGCTGACTGGTGTTGTGTTCCAACCATTTGAAGAGGTCAAGAAGGAGGTTCTTGCTGTTCCTGTGGCACGTCATGTTTCGCTTGCTCGTCAGTGTTTTGCAGATGAGTGTGAAGCTGCGATAAACGAGCAGATCAAGTAATTCCGTCTCTATATAATCTTGTTGTTTTATCTTACTTTTAAACATGTGTGACATGTTCCGTTCTCTAATTGAATTTAGATCATACGTTGTAGTTAAATTGATTCAGATTGACAGTTTAATAACATAACATGATGACATTTAGATGTAATATGTTACAAAGAGGGATTGACTTTAGATCATATGTATTAACATTTTGATTGTCGCAACTACACACAATGATTCAAATTGGTAGTTTGATAACGTATCATGTGAGATTTTTGACAGGGGATTCAAGTTAATTGTTGGTTGTTCTGATCATATGTTTTTGTTTGTGTGACAGTGTGGAATACAATGTGTCGTATGTGTACCATTCCATGTTTTCATATTTTGACAGGGACGACGTTGCTCTTAGGGGCATGGCCAAGTAAGTGTTGCGCAAATCCTTTAGATCCACTATATATATGACTCGTGCTATCACAAATTGATGTATGTTTCATTTTGTTCCAATTAGGTTTTACAAGGAATCAAGTGAGGAAGAAAGAGAGCATGCTGAAAAACTGATGAAATATCAGGTAGATACTCAACCTACCTCATCGTGATGATACGAATCCTGTGTGTTTctagtttttctttttgttcttgtatTGCAGATACttcatttattatgaatttttggcAGAATATACGTGGTGGAAGAGTAAAGCTACACTCTATTATAAATCCCCCTTCAGAATTTGAGCATGTTGAGAAGGGAGATGCATTGTATGGTAAGAAAGACTGTTTGTTTATTCCTTCTCCATGGTTATTTGTTATTATTTAGTCTCTTAACAATTACTCTGGTACTAATAGATGTAGTTATGCATATAAAGATGAAAATGGGTCTTTCATTTATCTTGAGCTCAAT
This region includes:
- the LOC133721280 gene encoding uncharacterized mitochondrial carrier C8C9.12c-like, with product MSTDASPTFRSLSHSQKLDFQPEPVISASTHDGLEFWQYMIAGSIAGSVEHMAMFPVDTLKTRMQIFGGSLSVNPVGVRQALGSILKVEGPAGLYRGIGAMGLGAGPAHAVYFSVYEFCKEYFTRGNPNNSAAHAASGVCATVMSDAVITPMDMVKQRLQLESSPYKGVGDCVRRVLVEEGVGAFYKSYKTTVVMNAPFTAVHFATYEAAKRGLSEVSPGSASDERLVVHATAGAVAGASAAAITTPLDVVKTQLQCQGVCGCDRFSSSSIGDVIRSVVNKDGYRGLMRGWIPRMLFHAPAAAICWSTYEASKTFFQQLNDEDK
- the LOC133721281 gene encoding uncharacterized protein At5g01610-like; its protein translation is MDQILNKAGSYWFSQKATKEISSVGDDINSLQSSISGGASWLVNKVKGSMQKPLPELLKEYDLAVGIFPRDATNYEFNQETGKLTVYIPSVCEVGYRDSSVLRFFTTVTGYLKKGKLEDIQGIKTKVTLLWVKVTSISSGGSKLNFQAGMNRSRSREAYEVSRDGITVDKF
- the LOC133720053 gene encoding ferritin, chloroplastic; protein product: MAMSVRSVSSLLVSSKQGDGGADFSSSSSSLLLKGSKLGSSSSSGLSFNQQRKPRNLVVSALNESVLTGVVFQPFEEVKKEVLAVPVARHVSLARQCFADECEAAINEQINVEYNVSYVYHSMFSYFDRDDVALRGMAKFYKESSEEEREHAEKLMKYQNIRGGRVKLHSIINPPSEFEHVEKGDALYAMELALSLEKLTNEKLLSLHRVAEENNDAQMTEFVEREFLSEQVEAIKKIAEYVTQLRMVGKGHGVWHFDQQLLHQEEMLHLGN